DNA from Streptomyces sp. Edi4:
CTGCGGCCGCGTCCGGTCCAGGACCGCCACCTCAAGACGCTCGGCCGGAATCTCCCGGTCGGAGCCGTTGGACTGACTGGACAGCGCCTGCACCGCCAGCATCAGCGCCTCGGCGAGCGACATGCCCTCCTGATGACGCTGGTCGAGGAAGGCGGAGATCTGCTCCGAATTACCGCCCACCGCGACCGAACCATGCTCGTCCACGATCGAGCCGTCGTGCGGCAGCCGGTAGATCTGATCCTCTTCGGGCGTGCTCCCGACCTCCGCGACGACCAGCTCCACCTCATACGGCTTCTCACCGACGCTGGAGAAGATGGTGCCCAACGTCTGCGCGTAGACGTTGGCCAGCCCACGGGCCGTCACATCGTCACGGTCGTAGGTGTATCCCCGCAGATCCGCGTACCGGACGCCGCCGATGCGCAGGTTCTCGTACTCGTTGTACTTACCGGCCGCCGCGAAGCCGATCCGGTCGTAGATCTCGCTGAACTTGTGCAGCGCGCGGGACGGATTCTCACCGACGAACACGATGCCGTCGGCGTACTGGATCACAACCAGGCTGCGGCCGCGGGCGATGCCCTTGCGGGCGTACTCCGCACGGTCGGCCATGGCCTGCTGGGGTGAGACATAGAACGGGGTCGACACCGGCTAACCGTCCCTTTCTGTCAGTGGCTGGGTCATCTCGGGGCTCAGCGGGCTCAGAGGAGGGAGGCCCGGGGGCCGTCGGGCTGCTCCAGCCGCCGCGCCAGGACGGAGCGCGCCAACTCGGAGGACTCCTCGTCGGTCAGCCTGCGGAAGCCGTCCTCGGTGATGACGGTGACGATCGGGAAGATCCGGCGCGCCATGTCGGGACCGCCGGTCGCCGAGTCGTCGTCGGCGGCGTCATAGAGCGCCTGGATGACCAGAGTGGTGGTCTCCTGCTCCGTCAGGTCCTCGCGGTAGAGCTTCTTCATGGAGCCCCGGGCGAAGATGGAGCCGGAACCGGTGGCGGCGAACCCGTGCTCCTCGGAGCGGCCGCCGGTGACGTCGTAGGAGAAGATGCGGCCCTTGTCGCGGTCCACGTCATACCCCGCGAACAGCGGGACCACGGCCAGGCCCTGCATGGCCATGCCCAGGTTGCCGCGGATCATCGTGGAGAGCCGGTTGGCCTTGCCCTCGAGCGAGAGGGTGGCGCCTTCGACCTTCTCGAAGTGCTCCAGCTCCAGCTGGAAGAGCTTGACCATCTCCACCGCGAGGCCCGCGGTGCCCGCGATGCCGACCGCCGAGTACTCGTCGGCCGGGAAGACCTTCTGGATGTCGCGCTGGGCGATCATGTTGCCCATCGTGGCCCGCCGGTCGCCGGCCAGCACCACACCGCCGGGGAAGATGGCCGCGACGATGGTCGTCCCGTGCGGCGCCTCGATGTGACCCTGCACGGGCGGCATGACGCGCTTTCCGGGCAGCATCTCCGGCGAGTGGTCGGACAGGAAGTCCATGAATGAGGAGGAGCCGGGCGTCAGGAAGGCAGCTGGTAGACGCCCGGTGCCACGAGTATTGGCTTCCACGAGGTTCCTTCCAAGTAGGCGGCAGCGCGACGGACGGTGTCGGGATCGTCTCCCAACTTGCCGATGGCCGAATTGCAGTTGAAGCAGAGTACGCCTCGGACCCTACCCGTCAGATGGCAGTGATCCACATGAACGGCGGGGGCGGAGAGACAGATGACGCAGAGGCCCTTCTGCTCAGCGATCATCCGGTCGCGGTCGTCTTCGGTGATGCCGTATTGGCGCTTGAGGTGCCCTGCACGACCCTCGACGGCTCGGCACGCCTTGCAGCGCGTGGAGAGGCCATCGGAGGCGGTCGAATTACGGTGCCACTCGGAGTTCGGCTTGATCTCCCCGCAACGCCGACAGTGCTTGTACCCTTCGGGCACCTCTACCCGCGGGCGGACATTCTTGCCGAGGGCCAGTTGCCGCCGTCGGTGATAGTCAGCAGCACACTCACGGCATTCGCGTTGCAAGCCATCGAGATTCGAACGTCTGACAGCGAAGGCCGCGCGCGGCTTCTCTTCACCACACCGCGCGCAACGCTTCGTCTCCGCCCGCTCAGTCACCGTTCCCCCCTCGGCCTTCAATTCGAAGGCAAAGCGACCAAGACACCCACTACTCCCCACCCTTCTGAACGAAGCTTCGCACGAAATCCTCGGCGTTCTCCTCCAAGACATCGTCGATTTCGTCCAGCACGGAGTCCACGTCGTCCGACAGCTTCTCCTGGCGTTCCTTGAGGTCTTCCGAGGCCTGCGCGTCCTGCGTCTGCTCCTCGGTCTCCTCGGTGGAGCGCGTCGCCTTCTGCTGGCCGCCGCCGGTGTCCTTGGTCGCCATCTACCTCACCCCGCTCGGTTCGATGTCCTTGATCAGAATCCTTGATCAGACCCTACAAGCCGGGTCCGACATCGGCCCCGCACTCGGTGGAACGCGTGGGGCCTACCTCTGTGTTTCCCACACCCGGGGGCTTTCAGCCGCCCGACAGCACCCGCACCAGATCTTCGGCCGTGCGGCACCGGTCGAGCAGCGCCTTCACGTGATTACGCGTTCCGCGAAGGGGCTCGAGGGTTGGGACCCGCTGGAGCGAGTCGCGGCCCGGCAGGTCGAAGATGACCGAGTCCCAGGAGGCCGCCGCGACGTCGTCGGCGTACTGCTCCAGGCAGCGGCCGCGGAAGTAGGCCCTGGTGTCCTCGGGCGGGGCCGTCCGCGCCCGTGTGACCGCCGCGTCGTCCAGGAGGCGCTTCATCTTGCCCCGGGCCACGAGGCGGTTGTAGAGGCCCTTCTCGGGGCGTACGTCGGCGTACTGGAGGTCCACCAGGTGCAGCCGGGCCGCGTCCCACTCCAGGCTGTCGCGGCGGCGGTAGCCCTCCATCAGTTCACGCTTGGCGATCCAGTCCAGCTCGCCCGACAGGCTCATCGGGTCGTTCTCCAGCCGGTTCAGGACGTCCTCCCAGCGGACCAGGACGTCCTTGGTCTGCTCGTCGGCGTCCGCCCCGAACCGCTCGTCGACGTACTTGCGGGCCAGCTCGAAGTACTCCATCTGAAGCTGGACGGCCGTGAGGGTGCGGCCGCTGCGCAGCGTGATCAGGTGGCGCAGGTCGGGGTCGTGCGAGACCTGGTGGAGGGTGCGGACGGGCTGGTCGACGGCCAGGTCGACGTTGATGAACCCCTCCTCGATCATGGACAGGACCAGGGAGGTGGTGCCCAGCTTGAGGTAGGTGGAGATCTCCGAGAGGTTGGCGTCGCCGATGATGACATGCAGGCGGCGGTATTTCTCGGCGTCCGCGTGGGGCTCGTCGCGGGTGTTGATGATGGGGCGCTTGAGGGTGGTCTCCAGGCCGACCTCGACCTCGAAGTAGTCGGCGCGCTGGCTGATCTGGAAGCCGTGCTCGTGGCCGTCCTGGCCGATGCCGACGCGTCCGGCGCCGGTGATGACCTGGCGCGAGACGAAGAAGGGCGTCAGGTGGCGCACGATGTCGGAGAAGGCGGTCTCCCGCTTCATCAGGTAGTTCTCGTGCGTGCCGTAGGAGGCGCCCTTGTTGTCGGTGTTGTTCTTGTACAGGTGGATGGGCTGGGCGCCGGGCAGCTGGGCCGCGCGTTCGGCCGCCTCGGCCATGATGCGCTCGCCGGCTTTGTCCCACAGGACGGCGTCCCGGGGGTTGGTGACTTCGGGCGAGCTGTATTCGGGGTGTGCGTGGTCGACGTAGAGCCGCGCCCCGTTGGTGAGGATGACGTTGGCGAGGCCGATGTCCTCGTCGGTGAGCTGGGTGGAGTCGGCGGCCTCGCGGGCGAGGTCGAAGCCGCGGGCGTCCCGCAGCGGGTTCTCCTCCTCGAAGTCCCAGCGGGCGCGGCGCGCCCGGTGCATCGCCGCCGCGTAGGCGTTGACGATCTGGGACGAGGTGAGCATGGCATTGGCGTTGGGGTGGCCGGGGACGGAGATCCCGTACTCCGTCTCGATGCCCATTACTCGCCGTACGGTCATGCGGCCCTCCTTGCCCGGCGGCGCTCCCCCGCGGGAGCGGCGCTCAAGTACCGCTGGTTCTCCGGTGCGTGTGCGGTGCCCGTCCCCGCACGGCGCGACTCGGCGGTACCGAAGAGCCTAGAACGCCTTTGCGCTGGTGGGGAGATCAATTGCGTCATTGCTGTTGTCCGCTGATGGCCTGAAAAGCAGTCGGCTGCGGATGCCCGCACCGGGCATCCGCAGCCGGCCTGCCTTTTACAGGTACTGACCGGTGTTGGCCACCGTGTCGATGGAGCGTCCGGTGTCCGCGCCCTGCTTTCCGGTGACGAGCGTTCGGATGAATACGATCCGTTCGCCCTTCTTTCCGGAAATCCTGGCCCAGTCGTCCGGGTTGGTGGTGTTGGGCAGGTCCTCGTTCTCCTTGAACTCATCCACGCATGCCTGGAGGAGGTGGGAGATGCGAAGGCCCTTCTGGTTCTGGTCGAGGAAGGCCTTGATGGCCATCTTCTTGGCCCGGTCCACGATGTTCTGGATCATGGCGCCGGAGTTGAAGTCCTTGAAGTAGAGGACTTCCTTGTCGCCGTTGGCGTACGTGACTTCCAGGAAGCGGTTCTCCTCGGACTCCGCGTACATCTGCTCCACGACGGACTGGATCATCGCGTGGGTGGTGCCGTCCTTGTCCCCGCCGTGTTCGGCGAGGTCGTCGGCGTGCAGGGGCAGCGAGGACCTGAGGTACTTGGCGAAGATGTCCTTGGCCGCCTCCGCGTCCGGACGCTCGATCTTGATCTTCACGTCGAGCCGGCCGGGCCGCAGGATCGCGGGGTCGATCATGTCCTCGCGGTTGGAGGCGCCGATGACGATGACGTTCTCCAGGCCTTCCACGCCGTCGATCTCGGCGAGCAGCTGGGGGACGATGGTGTTCTCCACGTCCGAGCTGACGCCGGATCCGCGGGTGCGGAAGAGGGATTCCATCTCGTCGAAGAAGACGATGACGGGGGTGCCCTCGCTCGCCTTCTCGCGGGCGCGCTGGAAGACGAGACGGATGTGGCGCTCGGTCTCGCCGACGTACTTGTTGAGGAGTTCGGGGCCCTTGATGTTGAGGAAGTAGCTCTTCCCCGCGGGCTGGCCGGTGACCTCGGCGACCTTCTTGGCAAGGGAGTTGGCGACCGCCTTGGCGATCAGCGTCTTGCCGCATCCGGGCGGCCCGTAGAGCAGGATGCCCTTGGGTGGCCGCAGTTCGTGCTCCTTGAAGAGGTCCGGGTAGAGGTAGGGGAGTTCGACCGCGTCGCGGATCAGCTCGATCTGGTTGCCCAGACCGCCGATCTTGTCGTAGTCGACGTCCGGGACCTCTTCGAGGACGAGTTCTTCGACCTCGCTCTTGGGGACCACTTCGTAGACGTAGCCGGACCTGGGTTCCAGCAGGAGCGCATCGCCGGGGCGGATGGTGATGTCCAGGAGCGGCTCGGCGAGCCTCACCACCCGTTCCTCGTCGGTGTGCCCGATCACCAGGGCGCGCTCGCCGTCCTCGAGGATCTCCTTGAGGGTGACGATGTCCCCGGCGCGCTCGAACTCCATGGCCTCGACCACGTTGAGCGCTTCGTTGAGCATGACTTCCTGGCCGCGCCTGAGTTCGTCGGGCTCGACGCTGGGGCTGACGTTCACCCGGAGCTTGCGGCCCCCGGTGAAGATGTCGACGGTGCCGTCCTCGTTGGACTGCAGGAAGACTCCGAAGCCGGCCGGCGGCTGTGCGAGCCGGTCGACCTCCTCCTTGAGGGCCACGATCTGGTCGCGGGCCTCGCGCAGGGTGTTGGCGAGCCGCTCGTTCTGTGCGGACACGCCCGCCAGGCTGGTCTGCAGCTCGACGATCCGCTCTTCGAGAATCCTCGTATGACGCGGAGAGTCGGCGAGCTTACGTCGCAGGACGGCGATTTCCTGCTCTAGATAGGCAACCTGGCCGGCTGGGTCCTCGGACCCCCGCCCGGGCCGGATGCCGCGGTTGTTGTCGTCGTCGTGGGCTGCCACGGTCCTCACCTCCTCCAAGGGGAGCTGGACGCTTCCTGACCCTACCTGGGCTGGTGGTGATTGAAACCCCTAGATCACAAAGACTCTGAGGTGTGTCTGATCTTCACCCTTGCGCTCTCCCTCACGTCAGAGGAATACCCACCCAACAACATCGGAAAGCGGGCGGTTGTTATCGTCGATGGAGTCAACACCCGTCGGGGCTGGCATCGATTGATTCATTCGCGCAGGAACGGCAGGCACATGAACGAGGCGCTCGAAGTCTGGATCGACCAGGATCTCTGCACCGGCGACGGCATCTGTGTCCAGTACGCACCCGAAGTCTTCGAGCTGGACATCGACGGGCTTGCGTATGTGAAGAGTTCCGACGACGAGTTGTTGCAGACGCCGGGGGCCACCACGCCCGTGCCGCTGCCGCTGCTGCGGGACGTGGTGGACTCCGCCAAGGAGTGCCCGGGCGACTGCATTCACGTGCGCCGGGTCGCGGACCGCGTCGAGGTGTACGGGCCGGACGCGGAGTAGGCGCGCCCGGCGCCGGCTCAGGCGCCGATGGCCTCGGCGCCTGTGGTGCGGATGAACTTGCCGTGCTGCCAGCGCCACTTGGTGTCCTGGCGTACGTCGGGTGCGTAGCGCGGTACGTCGTCGGAGGAGTAGCCGAGCAGGGTCGCGGCGACGGCGCCCTCACGCACGGTGAGGCCGGTGACGGTCTTTCTGTCCTTCGGGTCCACCAGCGTCGCCACCAGGCGTGGCGGCGCCCCCTTCGACGCGGGCCGGGTCAGGACGTAGACGCCGCTCGGCGGGGTGCCGCCGCCGGCGTCGCAGTGCACGATCGCGACGGTTTCGGGGGCGCCGTCGCCGTCGAGGTCGCCGGATGCTTTCTGCTCCACCACCGTGCCGAGACCGGCGCAGTCCAGCGGGAAGGTGACCGCGCCGGGGTCGGGGGCGGCCGTGGTGGTGAGCGGGGCGCCGTGGCCGCTCGGGCTCTGGGACGCTTTGGCCGGATCCGGGGTCAAGAAGCCCGCGAGGGCGACCACGGCGGCCGTCGCGACGGCGGTGGCGGCCCAGTGGGCGGGGCGGGCGTGGGTGTGCGCGAGCTCAGGGACGGCGGCATTCTGCACGCGGGAGGTCTCCTGTGAGGGCGGTGCGGGCGGTGGGGGTGGCCAGCATCGTGTCACACGTCACAGACGGGCGGAATACTGGGGCATCACGCTCAACGCGAAGGCGCCGCCGCCGAGTTCCCGTGTCGGTCCGGGAACTCGGCGGCGGCGCCGGTTCGTTGTACGAGGCGAAGCCCGCGGCCGCGGTCAGGCAGCGGTCGGGCCGCGGTCAGTCCTTGTTGGGACCCTCGTAGTCGTCGCCATAGGCGCCCTTGGCGGGGCGGCGGCGGCGCATGGGGGGCTCGACGCCGTCCGCGAGGCGTCGGGCGGTCACCAGGAAGCCGGTGTGGCCGATCATCCG
Protein-coding regions in this window:
- a CDS encoding ferredoxin; amino-acid sequence: MNEALEVWIDQDLCTGDGICVQYAPEVFELDIDGLAYVKSSDDELLQTPGATTPVPLPLLRDVVDSAKECPGDCIHVRRVADRVEVYGPDAE
- the prcA gene encoding proteasome subunit alpha — translated: MSTPFYVSPQQAMADRAEYARKGIARGRSLVVIQYADGIVFVGENPSRALHKFSEIYDRIGFAAAGKYNEYENLRIGGVRYADLRGYTYDRDDVTARGLANVYAQTLGTIFSSVGEKPYEVELVVAEVGSTPEEDQIYRLPHDGSIVDEHGSVAVGGNSEQISAFLDQRHQEGMSLAEALMLAVQALSSQSNGSDREIPAERLEVAVLDRTRPQKRKFKRIVGRQLSRLLGADVAKTEPTDTPSDLEETEDE
- the arc gene encoding proteasome ATPase translates to MAAHDDDNNRGIRPGRGSEDPAGQVAYLEQEIAVLRRKLADSPRHTRILEERIVELQTSLAGVSAQNERLANTLREARDQIVALKEEVDRLAQPPAGFGVFLQSNEDGTVDIFTGGRKLRVNVSPSVEPDELRRGQEVMLNEALNVVEAMEFERAGDIVTLKEILEDGERALVIGHTDEERVVRLAEPLLDITIRPGDALLLEPRSGYVYEVVPKSEVEELVLEEVPDVDYDKIGGLGNQIELIRDAVELPYLYPDLFKEHELRPPKGILLYGPPGCGKTLIAKAVANSLAKKVAEVTGQPAGKSYFLNIKGPELLNKYVGETERHIRLVFQRAREKASEGTPVIVFFDEMESLFRTRGSGVSSDVENTIVPQLLAEIDGVEGLENVIVIGASNREDMIDPAILRPGRLDVKIKIERPDAEAAKDIFAKYLRSSLPLHADDLAEHGGDKDGTTHAMIQSVVEQMYAESEENRFLEVTYANGDKEVLYFKDFNSGAMIQNIVDRAKKMAIKAFLDQNQKGLRISHLLQACVDEFKENEDLPNTTNPDDWARISGKKGERIVFIRTLVTGKQGADTGRSIDTVANTGQYL
- the prcB gene encoding proteasome subunit beta, yielding MEANTRGTGRLPAAFLTPGSSSFMDFLSDHSPEMLPGKRVMPPVQGHIEAPHGTTIVAAIFPGGVVLAGDRRATMGNMIAQRDIQKVFPADEYSAVGIAGTAGLAVEMVKLFQLELEHFEKVEGATLSLEGKANRLSTMIRGNLGMAMQGLAVVPLFAGYDVDRDKGRIFSYDVTGGRSEEHGFAATGSGSIFARGSMKKLYREDLTEQETTTLVIQALYDAADDDSATGGPDMARRIFPIVTVITEDGFRRLTDEESSELARSVLARRLEQPDGPRASLL
- the dop gene encoding depupylase/deamidase Dop; its protein translation is MTVRRVMGIETEYGISVPGHPNANAMLTSSQIVNAYAAAMHRARRARWDFEEENPLRDARGFDLAREAADSTQLTDEDIGLANVILTNGARLYVDHAHPEYSSPEVTNPRDAVLWDKAGERIMAEAAERAAQLPGAQPIHLYKNNTDNKGASYGTHENYLMKRETAFSDIVRHLTPFFVSRQVITGAGRVGIGQDGHEHGFQISQRADYFEVEVGLETTLKRPIINTRDEPHADAEKYRRLHVIIGDANLSEISTYLKLGTTSLVLSMIEEGFINVDLAVDQPVRTLHQVSHDPDLRHLITLRSGRTLTAVQLQMEYFELARKYVDERFGADADEQTKDVLVRWEDVLNRLENDPMSLSGELDWIAKRELMEGYRRRDSLEWDAARLHLVDLQYADVRPEKGLYNRLVARGKMKRLLDDAAVTRARTAPPEDTRAYFRGRCLEQYADDVAAASWDSVIFDLPGRDSLQRVPTLEPLRGTRNHVKALLDRCRTAEDLVRVLSGG
- a CDS encoding ubiquitin-like protein Pup; its protein translation is MATKDTGGGQQKATRSTEETEEQTQDAQASEDLKERQEKLSDDVDSVLDEIDDVLEENAEDFVRSFVQKGGE
- a CDS encoding endonuclease VII domain-containing protein, with product MTERAETKRCARCGEEKPRAAFAVRRSNLDGLQRECRECAADYHRRRQLALGKNVRPRVEVPEGYKHCRRCGEIKPNSEWHRNSTASDGLSTRCKACRAVEGRAGHLKRQYGITEDDRDRMIAEQKGLCVICLSAPAVHVDHCHLTGRVRGVLCFNCNSAIGKLGDDPDTVRRAAAYLEGTSWKPILVAPGVYQLPS